Within the Nocardioides aurantiacus genome, the region GCCTGACGCCCGTTGTCGCCGAGGACGCGGTCGCCGAGGTGCTGACCTGCTTCCCGGTCTACCGCTCCTACCTGCCGCTGGGCCGCGAGCACCTCGACGAGGCGCTCGGGCTCGCCCGCCGGCACCGTCCCGACCTCGCCGACGTGCTCGACCTGCTGGCCCCCGTGCTGGCCGACCCCGAGGCGCCCGCCGCCCGACGCTTCCAGCAGACCAGCGGCATGGTGATGGCCAAGGGGGTCGAGGACAGCTCGTTCTACCGCTGGTCGCGACTGACCGCGCACGACGAGGTGGGCGGCGACCCCGGCACCTTCGTGGTCACGCCGTCGGACTTCCACGCCGCGATGGCCGAGCGCCAGGCCACCTGGCCCGTCGCGATGACCACGCTGAGCACCCACGACACCAAGCGGGGCGAGGACGTCCGCGCCCGGATCCTGGCCCTGGCCGAGGTCCCGCACCTGTGGGAGCAGGTGCTCGGCCGGCTGCTCGAGCTGGCGCCCGTGCCCGACGAGGGGTTCGCCAACCTGCTCTGGCAGGCCGTGGTCGGCGCCTGGCCGGCCCGCGTGGACGGTGCCCCGCCGTCGGACCTGCGCGAGCGGCTGTCGGCGTACGCCGAGAAGGCGATGCGCGAGGCCGGTGACCGCACCACCTGGACCGACCCCGACGAGGAGTTCGAGGCGGCCGTCCACGCCGCGGTCGACGCGGCCCTCGACGACCCCGACGTGTCCCGGCTGGTCACCGACCTGGTGGCCCGCCTGGCCGACGCCGGCTGGAGCAACGCGCTGGCCGCCAAGCTGGTCGCGATCACCGCTCCGGGCGTGTGCGACGTCTACCAGGGCAGCGAGCTGTGGGAGCAGAGCCTGGTCGACCCCGACAACCGACGCCCGGTCGACCTCGACCGTCGCGCCGAGCTGCTGGCCGGCCTCGACGCCGCCCCGGCCGCCCCGTCGGGCCCCGACGACGAGGGCGTGGCCAAGCTGTGGGTCACCGCGACCGCGCTGCGGCTGCGCCGCGACCGGCCGGAGCTGTTCGGCGACTACGTCCCGCTGACCGCGTCCGGTCCGGCCGCCGACCACGTGCTGGCCTTCGACCGCGGTGGCGCCGTCACGGTCGCCACCCGGCTGCCGCTCGGCCTGGCCGAGTCCGGCTGGGGCGAGACTGCTCTGGAGCTCCCCGCGGGGAGCTGGCGCGACGCGCTCGGCTCGACGCGCGGGCTGAGCGGGTCGGTGTCGGTCGGGTCGCTGCTGGCCGGGCTGCCGGTCGCGCTGCTGGTCAGGGAGGGCTGAGATGGTGCGTGACCGCTTCGACGTGTGGGCGCCCGACGCCCGGCGGGTGCGGCTCTCCGTCGTGGTCGACGGGGCCGAGCAGGTGCTGGCCATGCGGCAGGGCGACGACGGCTGGTGGACGCCCGAGGCGGCGCCCACCGCGACGGTCGTCGACTACGGCTACCTCGTCGACGACGCCGAGACGCCCAAGCCGGACCCGCGCTCGCGCTGGCAGCCCGAGGGCGTGCACGCCCGCTCGCGCACCTTCGACGCCGCCGCCTTCGCGTGGACCGACCAGGCGTGGACCGGCCGTCAGCTCGCCGGGTCGGTCGTCTACGAGCTCCACCTCGGCACCTTCACCCCCGAGGGCACCCTCGACGCAGCGATCGAGCACCTCCCGCACCTCGTCGACCTCGGCGTCGACCTGGTCGAGCTGCTGCCCGTCAACGCGGTCAACGGCACCCACAACTGGGGCTACGACGGCGTCCTCTGGTACGCCGTCCACGAGCCCTACGGCGGGCCCGCGGCCTACCAGCGCTTCGTCGACGCCTGCCACGCCCACGGCCTCGGCGTGGTCCAGGACGTCGTCTACAACCACCTCGGTCCGTCGGGGAACTACCTGCCCGTCTTCGGGCCCTACCTGCACGCCACCGGGCAGAACAGCTGGGGCTCCTCGCTCAACCTCGACGGCGAGGGCTCGGCCGAGGTGCGCCGCTACGTGATCGACAACGCGCGGATGTGGCTCGAGGACCTCCACGTCGACGCGCTCCGGCTCGACGCCGTGCACGCGCTGGCCGACACCTCGATCACCCACCTGCTCGAGGAGCTCGCGACCGAGGTCGACGCGTTGTCGGCCCACCTGCGCCGCCCGCTGACGCTGATCGCCGAGAGCGACCTCAACGACACCCGGATGGTCACCCCGCGCGAGGCCGGCGGGCGTGGCATCCACGCCCAGTGGAGCGACGACTTCCACCACGCGGTGCACGTGGCGCTGACCGGGGAGACGAGCGGCTACTACGGCGACTTCGCCCCGCTGTCGGCGCTGGCCAAGGTGTGCGAGCGCGGCTTCCTGCACGACGGCACCTGGTCGAGCTTCCGCGGCGCCCGCCACGGCCGCCCCGTCGACACCGCCGCGATGCCGACCTGGCGCCTCGTCGTGGCCAACCAGAACCACGACCAGATCGGCAACCGCGCCGTCGGCGACCGGCTCGCGGCCACCCTCGACGACGACCAGTTGGTCTGCGCGGCGCTGCTGACGCTCGCCGGCCCGTTCACGCCGATGCTCTTCCAGGGCGAGGAGTGGGCGGCCTCGACGCCGTTTCAGTTCTTCACCTCCCACCCCGAGCCCGAGCTCGCCGAGGCGGTCCGCACCGGTCGCCGGGCGGAGTTCGCCAGCCACGGCTGGGGCGAGCAGGAGGTGCCCGACCCGCAGGACCCGGCGACCTACGAACGCTCCCGGCTCGACTGGTCCGAGCTCGCCGGCGGTCGGCACGCGGTCGTGCTGGAGGCCTACCGCGAGCTCGGCCGACTGCGCCGCGAGGTCCCGGCCCTGACCGACCCCTCCTTCGGGTCGGTCGCGTGCACGGCCGACGAGGAGTCGCGGGTCTTCACGCTGCGCCGCGGCGACACCCTCATGGTCGTCAACTTCGGCTCGTCCCCGACCTCCGTCGCCCTCGACGGCCCCGCCGAGCAGCTCTTCGCCACCCCCTCCGGCGTCACGGTGCACCCCGACCGGGTCGACGTCCCCGCTCACGGTGGGGTGCTGCTCCGGGTCGCGTGAGCGGCCGCGGACTCCCCGGGACGGCGCACGGCCCGGCCGGGCCCGCTGCACGGATGCGTACCCAACCTCGGGGTGCGCCCGGTTCGTCCGGATCCGTGACCGGACATCGCGGACACCGTGGGCCTTGGGTACGCATCCGTGCAGGTGCGGTGGGGCGTGACCCGCCGACGGGCCGGTGGTGGCGGCGTACGCCGCGATCGGGTGGGAGTGGGGCGGCGCTGCGGCTCAGCCGCCGAGCAGGTCCTCGAACGAGCCCATCGCGGCGACGTCGCGGTCGAACTGGTCGAGCCGCTCGGCCGGTGCCCGGGTGCCGGCGAGCCGGTCGACGAGCTCTCCGGCCGCACGGTCGATGCGGGTCCGCAGGGCGCTGTCGGCGCCACCGCCGGCCCAGTCCTCGCTCGCCGCGAAGACACCCGTGGGCAGCACCACCGCGTGCAGGTAGGAGAACAGCGGCCGCAGCGCGTGGTCGAGCACGAGGCTGTGGCGGGCCGTGCCCGCCGTGGCCGCGACCAGGACCGGCACCCCGTCCAGGGTGCCCCGCTCCAGGACGTCGAAGAAGGTCTTGAACAGGCCGCTGTAGGACGCGCTGAACACCGGCGTCACCGCCACGACGGCGTCGGCCGCCGCGACCTGGGCCTGCGCCGCCGCGACCTCGCCGCTGGCGAAGCCGGTCAGCAGCGCGTCGGTGAGGCCGTGGGCCAGGGCCCGCAGCTCGACGTGCTGGACCTCGACGACGGCGCCCCGCTCGGTGGCGACCCGGGTGGTCGCCTCGGCGAGCAGGTCGGCGAGCAGCTTGGTCGAGGAGGGGTCGGACAGCCCGGCCGAGACGACCACGACCCGGCGTACGTCGACCGCCCGGCCGACCCCGCCGGGCGCACCCGGCGAGGTCCGACGGAACGGGATCGGGTCGCTCATGCCGCGCTCCCCGAGGCCGAGGCGGCCGGGGTCTGCGTCGGGACGGCGGCCAGGCCGAGCTCGTTGCGCAGCGAGGCCACGACCTCGCCGAGCAGGTCGAGCTGGTGCAGGACCGTGCTCAGCGGCACCCCGGCGTGGTCGATCAGGAAGAGCTGGCGCTGGTAGTCGCCGGCGTACTCCCGGAACGACAGGGTGCGCTCGACGACCTCGGCCGGGGTGCCGACGGTCAGCGGGGTCTGCCGGGTGAAGTCCTCGAGCGAGGGACCGTGGCCGTAGACGGGCGCGTTGTCGAAGTAGGGCCGGAACTCGTTCACGGCCTGCTCGTGGGTGCGGCCGAGGTAGACCTGGCCACCGAGCCCGACGACGGCGTCCTCGGCGCGGCCGTGGCCGTGGTGCTCGAAGCGCTGGCGGTAGAACTCGACCATCCGCGCGGTGTGCGAGGCGGGCCAGAAGATGTGGTTGGAGAAGAACCCGTCGCCGTAGTAGGCCGCCTGCTCGGCGATCTCGGGGCTGCGGATCGAGCCGTGCCAGACGAACGGCGCCTCGCCGTCGAGCGGCCGCGGCGTCGCGGTGAAGCCCTGCAGCGGCGTGCGGAACCTGCCCTGCCAGTCGACGTTCTCCTCGCGCCACAGGCGGTGGAGCAGCGCGTAGTTCTCGATCGCCAGCGGGATGCCCTCGCGGATGTCCTTGCCGAACCAGGGGTAGACCGGGCCGGTGTTGCCGCGGCCGAGCATGAGGTCCATCCGGCCGTCGAGCAGGTGCTGCAGCGTGGCGTAGTCCTCGGCGATGCGCACCGGGTCGGTGGTGGTGATCAGCGTGGTGCTGGTCGAGAGCTTGATCCGCTCGGTCTGCGCCCCGATGTAGGCCATGGTCGTCGTGGGCGAGCTCGCGACGAAGGGCGGGTTGTGGTGCTGGCCGACCGCGACGACGTCGAGCCCGACCTCCTCGGCCTTGCGGGCGATCTCGACGGTGGCCTTGATCCGCTCGTGCTCGGTCGGGGTCCGGCCCGTCGTGGGGTCGGTGGTGACGTCGCCGACGGTGAAGATGCCGAACTCCATGGGTGCCTCCGGTGCGCTGGTAGTTGCTGGCTCAACTACGTGACACGTCACCGTATTCCACGCGCGCGTCAGGCCGGGCGCTGGGGCTCCACGACGTCGGGGTCGAGGAACCGGTCGGGCACCTCGGTCGGTCGCGGGAAGCGCGCACTGCGCTCCACCTCGTTGAGGTCGAGGTGGTTGCGCATGTAGAGCTGCCGGCCGTCGTACGGCGGGTCGTACTCCCACGGCGTCACCGTGCCCTGGCGCAGCGCGTGCCAGATCAGCCGCCGCCGGGCCTGGTCGGCGAGCACGTCGGCGTTGAGCCGGTCGAGGTCCCATCGGGCCGCGACCTCGGTGCGCAGCTGGCGCACGCGGGCGGCGTACGCCGGGTCCTCGGCCAGGTTGACCCGCTCGTCGGGGTCGTCGGCGAGGTCGTAGAGCTGGTCGGGGTCGACCGGCGAGTGCACGAACTTCCAGGTGCCGCGCCGGATCATCACGATCGGCGCGATCGCGCCCTCGCCCATGTACTCGCCGACCACCTCGCGCGGCACCGGCTCGACGTCGGGCCGCTCGTCCGGGGCGCCGGGGTCGCGGCACAGGCCGAGCAGCGAGTGGCCGGGCATCGGGTCGACCAGCGTCGGCACGCCCTCGCCGACCAGCTCGGTCAGCGTGGGCAGCACGTCGACGAGCGAGACGGGCGCGGCCACCCGCTTGGGCGCGAACCGGGAGGGGCTGTGGATCACCAGGGGGATCCGGGCCGCGCCCTCGAAGAAGTTCATCTTGTACCAGAGCCCGCGCTCGCCGAGCATGTCGCCGTGGTCGGCCACGACCATCACCACGGTGTCGTCGTCGACCCCGAGGCCCTTCATGGTCGAGAGCAGCCGGGCGGTCCAGTCGTCGAGGTAGGACACGTTGCCGTAGTAGGCCCGCCGGGCCCGGCGTACGTCGCGCTCGGTGATCTCGACCTCGTCCATCGCGCTCACGTGACGCAGCCGGGCGGTGTGCGGGTCGAGCGGCACCTCGCCCTCGCGGATGCGGGGCAGCGGGATGTCGACGCCCTCGAACCGGTCCCAGTACTGCGAGCGGGTGACGTAGGGGTCGTGGGGGTGGGTGAAGGAGACCACCAGCATCCAGGGCCGCTCGTCGTCGTCACGGGCCAGCTCCTGCAGCGCCCGCACGCCCTGGTGGCCGACCTCGTCGTCGAAGAGCAGCTGGTTGGTGACCTCGGCGACGCCGGCCTGGGTGACGGCGTCCATGTTGTGCATCCACCAGTCGACGCGCTCGTCGGGCTGGAGCCAGTCGGGGGTCCAGCCGAAGTCGGCGGGGTAGATGTCGGTGGTGCGCCGCTCCTCGAACCCGTGCAGCTGGTCGGGGCCGACGAAGTGCATCTTGCCGTCGAGCACGGTGCGGTAGCCCGCCGAGCGCGCGAGGTGGGCGAAGGTCGGCACGGTGGTCGCGAGGTAGGCCGCGTTGTCGTAGCCGCGGGTCGCCGAGGGCAGCTGGCCGGTCATCATGCAGTAGCGCGCGGGGGTGCACAGCGGGCTGTTGGAGTACGCCGCGTCGAAGACCACGCCCTCGCGCGCGAGCCGGTCGATGGTGGGCGTCCGCGCGGCCGCGTTGCCGTAGCACCCGAGGGCGTCGGGGGGGACCTGGTCGAACATCACGACCAGGATGTTGGGTCGCTCCGCGGGAGGCTTCACGGTCACTCCTGGAGTGTGACACCCCCACCCGGGGGCTCCGCCAGCGCGCCACGCAGCCGTTCGCGCAGGCCGCTGGCGCGCTGCACCTCGCGCGAGACCGCGGCCCGCACCGCGGCCTCGGTGCCGACCACGCG harbors:
- the betC gene encoding choline-sulfatase, with product MKPPAERPNILVVMFDQVPPDALGCYGNAAARTPTIDRLAREGVVFDAAYSNSPLCTPARYCMMTGQLPSATRGYDNAAYLATTVPTFAHLARSAGYRTVLDGKMHFVGPDQLHGFEERRTTDIYPADFGWTPDWLQPDERVDWWMHNMDAVTQAGVAEVTNQLLFDDEVGHQGVRALQELARDDDERPWMLVVSFTHPHDPYVTRSQYWDRFEGVDIPLPRIREGEVPLDPHTARLRHVSAMDEVEITERDVRRARRAYYGNVSYLDDWTARLLSTMKGLGVDDDTVVMVVADHGDMLGERGLWYKMNFFEGAARIPLVIHSPSRFAPKRVAAPVSLVDVLPTLTELVGEGVPTLVDPMPGHSLLGLCRDPGAPDERPDVEPVPREVVGEYMGEGAIAPIVMIRRGTWKFVHSPVDPDQLYDLADDPDERVNLAEDPAYAARVRQLRTEVAARWDLDRLNADVLADQARRRLIWHALRQGTVTPWEYDPPYDGRQLYMRNHLDLNEVERSARFPRPTEVPDRFLDPDVVEPQRPA
- the treZ gene encoding malto-oligosyltrehalose trehalohydrolase, yielding MVRDRFDVWAPDARRVRLSVVVDGAEQVLAMRQGDDGWWTPEAAPTATVVDYGYLVDDAETPKPDPRSRWQPEGVHARSRTFDAAAFAWTDQAWTGRQLAGSVVYELHLGTFTPEGTLDAAIEHLPHLVDLGVDLVELLPVNAVNGTHNWGYDGVLWYAVHEPYGGPAAYQRFVDACHAHGLGVVQDVVYNHLGPSGNYLPVFGPYLHATGQNSWGSSLNLDGEGSAEVRRYVIDNARMWLEDLHVDALRLDAVHALADTSITHLLEELATEVDALSAHLRRPLTLIAESDLNDTRMVTPREAGGRGIHAQWSDDFHHAVHVALTGETSGYYGDFAPLSALAKVCERGFLHDGTWSSFRGARHGRPVDTAAMPTWRLVVANQNHDQIGNRAVGDRLAATLDDDQLVCAALLTLAGPFTPMLFQGEEWAASTPFQFFTSHPEPELAEAVRTGRRAEFASHGWGEQEVPDPQDPATYERSRLDWSELAGGRHAVVLEAYRELGRLRREVPALTDPSFGSVACTADEESRVFTLRRGDTLMVVNFGSSPTSVALDGPAEQLFATPSGVTVHPDRVDVPAHGGVLLRVA
- the treY gene encoding malto-oligosyltrehalose synthase, which produces MRPAASAPASTYRFQVTADFDLAEVARRLPYLHDLGVDWVYLSPLLQAEPGSDHGYDVVDPTRVDGSRGGAAGLATVAAEAHRLGMGVLVDVVPNHVGVATASANPWWWDLLQHGRDSAHAAYFDVDWEAGDGRLLVPVVGDDDEDAVQVVGGEVRYHDHRFPMAPGTTTLEEQHYRLVHWRRGDSELNYRRFFTVTTLAGVRVEDPDVFDAAHVEVARWFDEGLVDGLRVDHPDGLRDPGAYLDDLARLTGGSYVLVEKILEGGEQLPTSWATAGTTGYDVLALLDRVLTDPAGETPLTALDARLRGLPGTDEDWAELVHSRKRAVATGGLLAETRRIVRELPEPLRTRLTPVVAEDAVAEVLTCFPVYRSYLPLGREHLDEALGLARRHRPDLADVLDLLAPVLADPEAPAARRFQQTSGMVMAKGVEDSSFYRWSRLTAHDEVGGDPGTFVVTPSDFHAAMAERQATWPVAMTTLSTHDTKRGEDVRARILALAEVPHLWEQVLGRLLELAPVPDEGFANLLWQAVVGAWPARVDGAPPSDLRERLSAYAEKAMREAGDRTTWTDPDEEFEAAVHAAVDAALDDPDVSRLVTDLVARLADAGWSNALAAKLVAITAPGVCDVYQGSELWEQSLVDPDNRRPVDLDRRAELLAGLDAAPAAPSGPDDEGVAKLWVTATALRLRRDRPELFGDYVPLTASGPAADHVLAFDRGGAVTVATRLPLGLAESGWGETALELPAGSWRDALGSTRGLSGSVSVGSLLAGLPVALLVREG
- a CDS encoding CE1758 family FMN-dependent luciferase-like monooxygenase, whose protein sequence is MEFGIFTVGDVTTDPTTGRTPTEHERIKATVEIARKAEEVGLDVVAVGQHHNPPFVASSPTTTMAYIGAQTERIKLSTSTTLITTTDPVRIAEDYATLQHLLDGRMDLMLGRGNTGPVYPWFGKDIREGIPLAIENYALLHRLWREENVDWQGRFRTPLQGFTATPRPLDGEAPFVWHGSIRSPEIAEQAAYYGDGFFSNHIFWPASHTARMVEFYRQRFEHHGHGRAEDAVVGLGGQVYLGRTHEQAVNEFRPYFDNAPVYGHGPSLEDFTRQTPLTVGTPAEVVERTLSFREYAGDYQRQLFLIDHAGVPLSTVLHQLDLLGEVVASLRNELGLAAVPTQTPAASASGSAA
- a CDS encoding CE1759 family FMN reductase, producing MSDPIPFRRTSPGAPGGVGRAVDVRRVVVVSAGLSDPSSTKLLADLLAEATTRVATERGAVVEVQHVELRALAHGLTDALLTGFASGEVAAAQAQVAAADAVVAVTPVFSASYSGLFKTFFDVLERGTLDGVPVLVAATAGTARHSLVLDHALRPLFSYLHAVVLPTGVFAASEDWAGGGADSALRTRIDRAAGELVDRLAGTRAPAERLDQFDRDVAAMGSFEDLLGG